A window of Oligoflexus sp. contains these coding sequences:
- the rfaD gene encoding ADP-glyceromanno-heptose 6-epimerase: MILITGGAGFIGSALVWALNEKGHHTIIVSDHLGLGDKWKNLAKRRIDYVVPKDQLFNWLDEAGHPLFEAVFHLGACSSTTERDADYLMNNNVLFTKKLWDYCAQRDIPFLYASSAATYGAEESTFLDEHERIPELRPINKYGWSKQLFDAWALKQKITPPFWYGFKYFNVYGPQEYHKGPQASVVYHAFPQVRDKSSLRLFKSHRPDIEHGEQRRDFVYVKDVVKVMLHFWKEHRRIPSGLYNLGTGQARTFADLGRAVFAALDKKPKFEWIEMPSSLQNQYQYFTEADLNKLRSVAGYQEPFYSLEDGVNDYVRHYLNQGDPYL, encoded by the coding sequence ATGATACTGATCACCGGCGGCGCTGGCTTCATTGGCAGTGCCTTGGTCTGGGCGCTCAATGAGAAAGGTCACCACACTATCATCGTCTCAGACCACCTCGGTTTGGGCGACAAGTGGAAGAATCTTGCAAAACGCCGTATTGACTACGTGGTTCCCAAGGATCAACTTTTCAACTGGCTCGATGAAGCGGGACATCCCCTTTTCGAAGCCGTCTTTCATCTTGGCGCCTGCTCATCGACCACCGAGCGTGATGCCGATTATCTGATGAACAACAACGTTCTCTTCACCAAAAAACTTTGGGACTACTGCGCGCAGCGCGATATTCCCTTTCTTTATGCCTCTTCGGCCGCGACCTATGGCGCCGAGGAATCGACCTTCCTGGACGAACACGAGCGCATTCCCGAACTGCGCCCGATCAATAAATACGGCTGGAGCAAACAGCTCTTTGACGCCTGGGCCTTGAAGCAGAAAATAACGCCGCCCTTTTGGTATGGATTCAAATATTTCAACGTCTACGGCCCCCAGGAATATCACAAAGGTCCACAGGCCAGCGTTGTCTACCATGCCTTTCCCCAGGTTCGTGACAAGAGCAGCCTGCGCCTTTTCAAATCCCATCGTCCCGACATCGAACACGGTGAACAGCGCCGCGACTTCGTCTATGTGAAGGACGTGGTGAAGGTCATGCTGCATTTCTGGAAGGAACATCGCCGCATCCCTTCGGGCCTTTATAACCTTGGCACCGGCCAGGCACGGACGTTCGCCGACCTTGGTCGCGCGGTCTTCGCGGCCCTCGATAAAAAGCCGAAGTTCGAATGGATTGAAATGCCTTCGAGCCTGCAAAACCAGTATCAATACTTCACGGAAGCTGATCTGAACAAACTGCGTTCCGTGGCCGGATATCAGGAGCCCTTTTACAGTCTGGAAGACGGTGTGAACGACTACGTCAGACACTATCTCAATCAGGGTGATCCCTATCTTTGA
- a CDS encoding cytochrome c produces MKIRRTLLALSSLAVGMVLSACKSCTAQHDPRPAQERFKQEETNANQAIETLNPDGSVPAPKAVASSGGASGGVGQEKFNQFCAACHGNDGAASGPGALAMNPKPRNFTDAKWQASVDDAHITKVIKEGGASVGLSPTMAPWGAALNDAEIAEVVKYVRSFKK; encoded by the coding sequence ATGAAAATCAGACGCACCCTATTGGCTCTTTCATCCCTTGCCGTTGGGATGGTCTTGAGCGCTTGTAAATCCTGTACCGCCCAACATGACCCGCGGCCCGCACAGGAGCGCTTCAAACAGGAAGAGACCAATGCCAATCAGGCTATCGAGACACTGAATCCTGACGGATCGGTGCCCGCACCAAAAGCTGTGGCCAGCAGCGGTGGAGCCAGTGGCGGGGTTGGACAGGAAAAATTCAATCAGTTCTGCGCAGCCTGTCACGGTAACGATGGTGCGGCCAGCGGCCCAGGCGCGCTCGCTATGAATCCCAAACCGCGGAACTTTACAGATGCCAAGTGGCAGGCTTCCGTGGATGACGCCCATATCACCAAGGTCATCAAGGAAGGCGGCGCGTCCGTCGGTCTGAGCCCAACCATGGCACCCTGGGGAGCCGCACTCAACGATGCCGAGATCGCGGAAGTCGTCAAATACGTGCGCTCGTTTAAAAAGTAA
- a CDS encoding BamA/TamA family outer membrane protein, with translation MIPIFDFIRKHGLLILGWIGCSSAAFAQGGNFHIQQIEIKGLGRTNINWLMEYAGLQCPCDLSGADIDTLKTRLLTTQVFQDVSVHLKELEKDPGAYQLEIDAREKWTVIPVIRGAFGGGTPLIVAGIYDTHSFGSLWTMGAESRTYGSAPTGGVMWIRAPRWRGGRHYLNLELWRDNRIRSVYDREDQEVARIYGSATAVVAEALVPLSSNPRSPWQAGLRVNFRQQHQLGWQTEKPAPGVDDFDLRPINQKRLLARLVYDDMAVLQQNLQGLRVLLNAGPTWSEEKNQASLEQELFWYGLWDEDWNLAFHEWLGLSDDRSYQSLFFLGGFDSVRGLPDGVMYGNKAVYGNLELRKIFHRSRYVWWQAATYIDYGAAGYALSDWKQNDRASAGLGLRLAVPQVNRLVFRVDYAWSLAEPNTSSISVGMNQFIDPYRPL, from the coding sequence GTGATCCCTATCTTTGATTTCATCCGAAAGCATGGCCTGCTGATTCTCGGCTGGATCGGTTGCTCGTCTGCGGCTTTTGCGCAAGGCGGCAACTTCCATATTCAGCAGATTGAAATCAAAGGTCTGGGCCGCACCAATATCAATTGGCTCATGGAATATGCAGGGCTTCAATGTCCCTGCGATCTGAGCGGCGCGGACATCGACACGCTCAAAACCCGCCTTCTCACGACTCAGGTCTTTCAGGATGTATCCGTGCATTTGAAGGAATTGGAGAAGGACCCAGGAGCCTATCAACTCGAAATAGATGCCAGGGAAAAATGGACCGTTATTCCTGTGATTCGCGGGGCCTTTGGGGGTGGAACACCGCTGATTGTCGCCGGCATTTATGACACCCATTCTTTTGGCAGTCTTTGGACCATGGGTGCAGAAAGCCGAACCTATGGCTCCGCCCCGACCGGCGGGGTCATGTGGATCCGTGCCCCGCGCTGGCGAGGGGGTCGTCATTACTTAAATCTTGAACTCTGGCGGGACAACCGCATTCGTAGCGTATACGATAGGGAGGATCAGGAAGTTGCTCGAATTTATGGCAGCGCCACAGCCGTGGTTGCCGAAGCGCTGGTCCCTCTGAGTTCGAATCCTCGCAGTCCCTGGCAGGCCGGACTGCGTGTGAATTTTAGGCAGCAGCATCAGCTGGGATGGCAAACGGAGAAACCTGCTCCGGGCGTGGATGATTTTGATTTGCGCCCCATAAATCAGAAACGTCTCTTGGCCAGGCTGGTTTATGATGATATGGCTGTCCTGCAGCAGAATTTGCAGGGTCTGCGCGTCCTTCTGAATGCCGGACCCACCTGGTCTGAGGAAAAAAACCAGGCGAGTCTGGAACAGGAGTTGTTTTGGTACGGGCTTTGGGACGAAGATTGGAATCTCGCCTTTCATGAATGGCTGGGATTGAGCGATGATCGTTCCTATCAGAGCCTCTTTTTTCTGGGTGGCTTTGATTCGGTTCGTGGGCTACCCGATGGTGTTATGTACGGAAATAAGGCGGTCTACGGTAACCTGGAGCTGCGGAAAATATTTCACCGCTCCCGTTACGTTTGGTGGCAGGCCGCCACCTATATCGACTATGGTGCGGCTGGGTATGCACTTTCGGATTGGAAACAGAACGATCGAGCGAGCGCAGGCTTAGGCCTGAGGCTGGCAGTTCCGCAGGTCAATCGACTGGTTTTCCGCGTGGATTATGCCTGGAGTCTGGCTGAGCCCAACACCAGCAGTATATCGGTCGGTATGAACCAATTCATTGACCCCTATCGTCCCTTGTAA
- a CDS encoding flagellar basal body-associated FliL family protein produces MAEEGKKEEKEKKEGEAPAEENPEQEAKKRKKKLLIFAILGVLLIGGAGAGAFMFLSGGKKADEHEITAKGTAGKADEHGGEKKEEGKKADAPAEDKKEEGKGEEKKAEGAGEHKEGEKAAEGQAEGEKKADGTAADKKDAKPQLDIDFGDTYKMAGFNINLGNALENRYVRLEISLEYKGGDATKQEIEKRMPQLRDAIIGILQRKTREFLLAPDGKEALRKEILTRINRYMKTKVEAVYITDMLIE; encoded by the coding sequence ATGGCAGAAGAAGGCAAAAAAGAAGAGAAAGAAAAAAAAGAAGGTGAAGCCCCTGCCGAGGAAAATCCTGAGCAGGAGGCGAAGAAGCGCAAGAAGAAGCTTCTGATCTTCGCGATTCTCGGCGTTTTGCTGATCGGTGGAGCAGGCGCGGGTGCCTTCATGTTCCTGAGCGGAGGCAAAAAAGCCGACGAGCATGAAATTACGGCCAAAGGCACCGCGGGAAAAGCGGATGAACACGGCGGCGAGAAAAAAGAAGAAGGCAAAAAAGCCGACGCGCCCGCCGAAGATAAAAAAGAAGAAGGCAAAGGTGAAGAGAAGAAAGCTGAAGGAGCCGGAGAGCATAAGGAAGGTGAAAAGGCCGCTGAAGGGCAGGCTGAAGGCGAAAAGAAAGCCGACGGCACGGCAGCGGACAAAAAGGACGCCAAGCCCCAGCTTGATATTGATTTCGGCGACACCTATAAAATGGCTGGATTTAACATCAACCTCGGCAACGCCCTGGAAAACCGCTATGTGCGGCTCGAGATTTCCCTTGAGTATAAAGGCGGCGATGCAACCAAGCAGGAAATTGAAAAACGCATGCCCCAGCTCCGCGATGCCATCATCGGCATCCTGCAGCGGAAAACGCGAGAGTTCCTTCTGGCGCCGGATGGCAAGGAAGCGCTCCGCAAAGAGATCCTGACCCGGATCAATCGTTATATGAAGACCAAGGTCGAAGCGGTTTACATCACGGATATGTTGATCGAGTGA
- a CDS encoding substrate-binding periplasmic protein, producing the protein MYYRLLKLTLAFFTLMPEGFAKTQKLTIAATEWAPLTSSDMERNGLLADITSEALKRVGYETEFVILPWKRALEMTRKGRYDALLGASYVEERTLDFIYPQYAWRTYSYFHALKGSRTGPFKGLKSLCPATVGILIGSFHRRPLLESGCLKVYENSSIQQSMQMLMRGRIDLYLAVPEVLHYYLSTEFPGAEDDIITLRPAYIEDKAYLVFPKSLPQSAELARDYERGIELIKAEGAYAEVIKRHPLAIRP; encoded by the coding sequence ATGTATTATCGTCTGCTCAAGCTTACACTTGCGTTCTTCACGCTCATGCCCGAAGGTTTTGCGAAAACGCAGAAGCTGACCATTGCCGCCACGGAATGGGCGCCACTCACAAGTTCCGATATGGAACGCAATGGTTTACTGGCGGATATTACGAGCGAAGCCTTGAAGAGGGTGGGCTACGAAACCGAATTTGTGATTTTACCGTGGAAAAGAGCCCTCGAAATGACCCGAAAAGGTCGTTACGATGCGCTGCTCGGCGCATCCTATGTGGAGGAGCGGACTCTTGATTTCATCTATCCGCAATATGCCTGGCGCACATATTCCTATTTTCACGCACTCAAAGGCTCACGAACGGGGCCATTCAAAGGCCTGAAGAGCCTCTGTCCCGCGACAGTGGGCATCCTGATCGGATCCTTTCACCGGCGCCCTCTGCTCGAATCAGGCTGTCTCAAAGTCTATGAGAACTCGTCCATTCAGCAGAGCATGCAGATGCTCATGCGTGGCCGCATTGATCTTTATCTGGCCGTCCCGGAGGTGCTGCATTACTATCTCAGCACCGAGTTTCCAGGGGCCGAGGATGATATCATCACGTTGCGTCCCGCTTATATTGAAGACAAGGCCTATCTGGTCTTTCCCAAATCCCTGCCGCAGAGCGCAGAGTTAGCCAGGGATTATGAGCGAGGGATTGAATTGATCAAAGCGGAAGGAGCCTATGCTGAGGTCATCAAAAGGCATCCACTTGCGATCAGACCGTAA